gattgagcgcgaaacggtTCATAAGTAAGTTTtaaaaataatccaatgctcgGTGTATGCTCTGTTTATGgtatagcggaggtatcgcgctggcatgacgagctgcttccaacgcaTTACCTACTGGATTCCATCCACACCTTTTCTTATCAGGGTCCAAGCGTAGCCCCCAAGAATAAACATCTCAAAGTATGAACAGCGCCGTTATAACACAACAAATGCCAATCAACATAAAACTCGATACAAATCAACATCAGCTACACCTAAAAGGTGCCGAGCTTGCGGATTGACTGGTCACTCACAGCAAACCTACCCAAAACCTAGCACTGAAATCAGATTTTACAGCCATATAGGCAAAGCTAAGGAATATGGTCTATCTGAGGCCTACTCTCACCGCAATGTAGAGATAAGAATACATCTTTTCTAACAAATTCTCTTTATTCAACCACTGTCTATCACCCTTTTGCTCACGGAACCGGGAGCTCCTACACCGTCGCCTTTGGAAGCGACACTCTGGTCCCTCAGCAGTCCCACTGTAGGGATCCGTCATCCATAAGGCCATCTGCAgcatttcttttccttcgataCACCCTTGgcttccgtttcttcgtcccATCGAGCCGCCAGCCCACTCCGGTCCGCTACCACTCGGGTGAAAACCGCGTCGCCAACCAATACTGCCCCGCGCCTCTCAAGTTTGGAACGAATGCAGCGTGCGACGGAATGCCACCTGTCCAAAGTCCGGGCTTAGTCTCCCGTCGCGTGAGACTTGCAAGGCTCCCAATGCACTATAGTTACTGGGCCAACTCCGGTGGACTTTCATACCCGACACTGCCGTGACCACCAGTACcacaacaatggcaatggcTCCCATAGTGCCGTACCGTCCTGCACCAACTACACGAAGTCGTACGCTACCGAAGTCGTTGTGCTATATTCTTCCGATGCCTTTCTATGCGTCGAAGGAGACTTTCAATTCTTGTGTAACATTATGTGTTTCAAAAGCCAAAAATACTTTTTCTTCTAATTTCACGACTCTTACCGTTTCCCATCTTCATCGATTGTAAGGTTGTCCGTCCCGTTGGTCTACGTACTTTACCCGAGTGCTCTGTCAGTTGCAGCTACTACAAGAAAAGACATTCACACAGTGGCAGTCATCATGCAAAAGGCTGGTGGTGTATCCACACTTAATATGCATTTGCTGTTCAAGTCTTTTGGAGTCCTGGCGACAGTGTGTTCTCTGAATGCTTAGGGTAAATTGTTTATAGTCAACTGCTGTCCTCTAGATTGATCGACgcttgacgggttggaagcagcttatcgatgccagcgcgataccttCGCTATATCATATATAGGGGATATACCtagcattggattattttcaAATTGCCAATTTTACTTAGTATCCGTTTGGCGCTCATTCCAAAAGTACATAGAAAAtttcagatttggccgaaatagcgattttttcatgtcgttcaggccgaaatagcggttttcctcaatTACTTTGCAATATGCTGAGTCTGAGGCTGAATTATCTTATATGCAAAAACAACATGAAGGAATAAGGTTAAATGACTCATACTTGTCTCTTAATAGAGAATAATTGTAGCATTGCATTGACGGATGCGTCGACAAAATCATGAAAAAGAGCATTGACGGGAGCATCAAAGGAAACGAATCGGCCTGGATGCGAATAATCCTGGGAAACCCCGGTATTGATGTCAAAGTCGTATCTACCGAAAACGCTACTAACTAGGACGTAGCGTCAAACAATAGCTCCGCGGACGGACGGATGGCAATGCGGATACCAAGACTGCGTCCACAATCCGATACATCGCTGTGACCTTGTCGCCCCAGGCATCCTAAATGCCGTCAGTGTCTCCATTGGAACGCCCGTCGAGACTTCCATCGGCCAGTGCAACGGGTATGCCATTGCGGCTGCCCTAAAATTCTCCATCACGAGACCCCTCCAGTGTCCCCTCGCTAAATGCCTCCTAGACTGCCTTCAACTTCATTGTCCACATCATCTTTAGATCGTCCCAGTGCCTCGCCCTCCGGAGCGCCATCCAGCAAACTGTGGGCCACGCCGTCGTCGTAACCTTTGTCATTGCCGTCGGATAGGTCGTCCAGGACGCCTTCGGCAGCTCTGTTGCTGTTCCCGTATCTCTTTACGATTTCTGGCTCGTCCGTTGTGATAGAAGATATTGCGAACGAAATCGGTCGGGACCTGTAAATAACCAAGATCAGCCCGCAAATGGACCCAATCACAATGGgtgcgtcaacaaaagcattgacGGTTTTGTTGACAAATgaatcaacaaaagcatttACCGAAGCCTCTACAAAAGCATTGATGGGTACTGCAACTAAAGTATTTACAAAGCATAAAAAACATTGACGGGTGCGTCGACAAAAGTATTGATGGGTGCGTTGACAAAAAAGCATCGAAAGAAGCATTGACGGGAGCATCATCACAAGCACCCTGACAGATATGTCGACAAAAGTATTGATGGgtgcatcaacaaaagcatcAATGGGACATTGGTGGTGCGTTAACAAAGTGTTGACGGGAGCCTCAAGAAAAGTACTGACGGTGGGCATCAACAAAATTTACGGGTACATCGACAAAAACATGGATAAAGTATTGAGAGGAGCATTGAAAAGTATAGCCTTGGCAAAATGCATTGACGGGAGCGTAAAAAATCACTGACGGGTGTCGACCAATTTTGTCTCGTCAGCGCTTGTTTACTCCAAATAAAGGCGTCTTTACAGGAGGATCCGTCCTGTCATCCTGTCGCAAAGATCGGATCTGCACGGCCAAGTGCCTCAGAGACAACGCCGGGGGTACATGGAGCGCTACAGCAATGACAAGTTGAACAATCTCTTAAAAGGTACCATTGAGGATCACGAATGCACAAAGGTGGCCATTCTCGAGGGAGGTATCGAAGTGTTTGGACAAGAACTCCGCGCTTCTGATTCCACCGTCACGGCATTTGATCCGAAATCCCTGCAAAGCTCCTGGTTCGGGAAAGTCGCGCACAACCCCAACTACGATTGCTACGCCTGTCGCGGAATACAGTCAATGGATGTGCtcattgttttccattgtggTGAAACCAAAGATCGTGACAGAAAAGGCATCAATTTTTTTCTAACACATTTTTTCGACGCCGATACGGTTCAATAAAAACAATTGAGAATGTAGACAATTATATCAGATTTGAGGGCAAGACAACTCCAACTACACAGGAAAGCACTCGCGACCCATCTTTGTTACTTAGACAATCTAGGATTTGGCGGAATTAGTGAGATCCTCTTTTTTGATGAgctggcattttgtgggattgtttgccggactgaacaacagattgaccagtttgtagaatgtaatcttcctctcattattttagaaattctttgatccaaatattgcataatagcataggtcctcgcattcgctgtctaacccgtggggagcgtcgtcagcgagtgagttttacagtccaTAAGCTggcttaggtgtattgcaggtcattcgtcataacgcccaccttcgtttaccactcactgtcataacagcaaTCCGTCcttggttgtgctttggtagtactccggAACAACTAG
This genomic window from Phaeodactylum tricornutum CCAP 1055/1 PHATR_bd_27x34 genomic scaffold, whole genome shotgun sequence contains:
- a CDS encoding predicted protein, with amino-acid sequence MPTVSTFLEAPVNTLLTHHQCPIDAFVDAPINTFVDISVRVLVMMLPSMLLSMLFCQRTHQYFCRRTRQCFLCFVNTLVAVPINAFVEASVNAFVDSFVNKTVNAFVDAPIVIGSICGLILVIYRSRPISFAISSITTDEPEIVKRYGNSNRAAEGVLDDLSDGNDKGYDDGVAHSLLDGAPEGEALGRSKDDVDNEVEGSLGGI
- a CDS encoding predicted protein encodes the protein MERYSNDKLNNLLKGTIEDHECTKVAILEGGIEVFGQELRASDSTVTAFDPKSLQSSWFGKVAHNPNYDCYACRGIQSMDVLIVFHCGETKDRDRKGINFFLTHFFDADTVQ